One stretch of Candidatus Saccharibacteria bacterium oral taxon 488 DNA includes these proteins:
- a CDS encoding 30S ribosomal protein S12 encodes MPTINQLVRKPRQTAKKKSKSPALGRIHNALKTRYYDQNAPLKRGVCVRVTTKTPKKPNSALRKVARVKLNNGYEVWAYIGGEGHNLQEHAVVLIRGGRVPDLPGVRYHIVRGALDLQGVNNRKRGRSKYGTKKGDK; translated from the coding sequence ATGCCAACAATCAACCAATTGGTGCGCAAGCCGCGCCAAACGGCTAAGAAAAAGTCCAAGTCGCCAGCACTGGGTCGCATTCACAACGCCCTGAAAACGCGTTACTACGACCAGAATGCACCGCTCAAGCGTGGTGTGTGTGTGCGTGTGACGACCAAGACGCCAAAGAAACCAAACTCAGCTTTGCGTAAAGTTGCCCGCGTGAAACTAAACAACGGCTACGAAGTCTGGGCCTACATCGGTGGTGAAGGTCACAACTTGCAGGAGCACGCTGTGGTCTTGATCCGCGGTGGTCGTGTGCCTGACCTTCCAGGTGTGCGTTATCACATCGTCCGTGGCGCGTTGGACCTTCAAGGTGTCAACAACCGCAAGCGGGGCCGTTCGAAGTACGGTACCAAGAAAGGGGATAAGTAA